The sequence below is a genomic window from Sorangiineae bacterium MSr12523.
CCGAGCGGCAGCCGCGCAAGGTACACTTCCGCCATACCGCCCGTGGCGATGCGCTCACCCAATTCGTACTTGCCGATGCGCACCGGGCGCCGCCTTTAGTTGCCCCCGCTCTTCGACCCGCCCAGACAAGGCGGCGACGCGGGCACGGCGGCTTCCTTTTCCCACTCCGCGGGGCTCTTCGAAATGATGGAGAGCGCGTGCACGCCCTGCGCGAGCTCGTCCTTCAAGATGCGGTACACGGTCTGGTGCCGTTCCACGCGGCCCAAGCCGTCGAAGGCCTGCGAGACGATCACCACCTTGAAGTGGGTCTCGGCGTCCTTCGGAACGCTATGCATGCGGCTCTCGTCGATGACGTCGAGCACACTGGGCGCCAAGTTGTCGCGCAGCTTTTCGCGGATGCGGTCCGCCATTCGCCCCATTGCCATACCCGCCATTTTAGCACGAGACTCAGGGATGCTGCGCCACGTGCCGCCGACCCCAGGGCCCGAAGTGATACCCCAGCACGGCCACCGAAAGCACGAGCACGCCCGCAATCGCCCACGCCCACCTGCCCCGACGCCGGCGCGGCTTTCCCGCGTCCATCGCGTCCATGATCGGCATGGGCTGCCACATCGCCGGCGCCGGCTCGGTTTCCCCCGCCTGCTCCGCGGCATCCATGGCCTCGCCGATGGCCTCCAACGCCGCCGCGATCTCGCCCATGCTGTCGAATCGGTCGCCCGGCAGCTTCGAAAGCGCCTTCATCACGATGTCCGAGACACCGTCGGGCAACTCCGACGCCACCTGGGATAGCGGCTTCGGCCCCACCCCCGGCTGAAAAAACGGAAGCGCGATGGGCACGCCGCGCGGGTTCTTCCCCATCACGGGATGCACACCGCCGCTGAGCAGCTCGTACGCCACGGTGGCCCATGCAAATTGATCGCTTCGCCCGTCCACGGCCTCGCCGAGCGCTTGCTCCGGCGCCATGTAGAGCGGCGTACCCATGACCACGCCCACGCGCGTGGCCACCGGCTCCGAATTCGGCTCCGTGTCGTCCGCCACCTGCGGGGCCGTGGCCAGCCGCTTCACCACACCGAAGTCGAACAGCTTGACCTCGCCGTTGTCGCAGACCATCACATTTTCCGGCTTCACGTCGCGGTGGACGAGCCCCTGCTCGTGCGCCGCATCGAGCCCGCACGCGATCTGCGCGAGCCACCCGATGCGAAGCCGCATCGGCACGTCCTCGTCCCCCACGTAGGTGCTGAGCAACTTGCCCGGCGCGAGCTCCATCGCGATGTACGGCGTGCCGTTGATCTCGCCGACATCGAAAATGCCCACCGCGTTGGGATGGTTCAACGACGCGACCGCGCGGCCCTCGCGCATCAAGCGAAGGGCCGCCTCGGAAAGCTCTCCCAAGGGCGTACGCGCCACCTCCGGGCGCACGATCTTCAGCGCGATTTCGCGATGAAGAATCGGATCGTACGCGCGGTACACGACCCCCAAGCCGCCCTCACCGATTTTGTCCTCGATGCGATAACGGTGGAACGTGTCGCCGGCCAGAAACATCGTGGGATCCCCACCCTGTCCAACTTTCGCTGGTTACGGCTGGTGCCGCGCAAGCTCGCGCAGCACGCTCGAAATCTCGGTCTTCTGCGGCACGCTCGCCGTGTCCAGAGCATCCGCCAGGCCCACGCCCGGAACGAACGCACCGGCGAGAAGACGCGGCGGCGCGAGCAGCTGGTAAAAGAGCTCCTCCACCGTGCGGCGGAGCAGGTGCTCGCCGAAGTTCGTCACCTCGGTGTCCTCGTTCACGAAGAGCACGCGCCCGGTGCGGGAAATGCTCTCGCGCAGATGCTCCCAGTCGTACGGAATCAACGTGCGCAGGTCGATCACCTCGACGTCGATCCCGTCGCTCGCCAATTCGTCGGCGGCCTTCTTGCACAGCGGCACCATGCGTCCATACGCGACGCACGTCACGTCGCGCCCCGGACGAACGGTGGAGGCTTTGCCAATCGGAATGAACAAATCCGGCGTCGCCGGCCAGCTCGGCGTCCACTTGCTGCGATCGCCCAGCGGCGCGTCGATCATCTTGCTCAGGGCACGCTCGTCGGGCTCCCCGGGGATTTCCTCGCCCGGCAGCGCCTTCGCGCGAAGCAATGCTTTGGGCGCGAGGAACATCACTGGATTCGGATCGGCGATGGCGCTGAGCATCAACCCGTAGGCATCGCGCGGGTTCGACGGCATCACGATCTTCCAGCCCGGAATGTGCGTCGCCGTCGCATCGAACGAGTGCGAGTGGTAGATGCTGCCGTGAATGCCCGATCCGACGGGCGTCATCATCACCAGCGGGAGATTCCACTGCCCGTTGGACGACCAGTACATGCCGCCACCGAGCTTGAGCAGGTCGATGATGTTGTACGCGTAGTCGCAGAACTGAATCTCGCACACCGGCCGCGCGCCCGCGAGGGCGAGACCGATCGCGCAGCCAATGATGCCGCGCTCGTCGAGCGGCGAGTTCCACGAGCACTTGATGCCTTGCGACTGCGTGAACACGCCGCCGAGCGGCGGGCCGAGATCCTGTCCGAAGACGTCCGTCACCCCGAGGCGCTCTTCACCGACGTGGAGCGCCATGCGGATGGCTTGCACCATGGTGGCCATTTACGATTGTTCCTTATTGTTGATCGCTGCCGGATTGGCTACGGCGCACATGGCATCTTGGCGGGCTTTGGCCTCGCCGCCGACCTCGGTCGGAGCGAAGACGTGATCGTAGATGGTCGGACCTTTGGGCTGCGGCTCGGTGCGGACACGCTTCGACATTTCGAGAAGGGCCTGCGTCTCCTGAACACGTAGCTCGTCCATCTTCTGACGGCTCAAGATGCCCCGTTCTTCGAGTCGTTTTTCGAACTTGGCCAGGCAGTCCGACTCGCCCGTGACGAAGTTGGCGCCGGACGAGGAGGAGTGGCCGTAAAGCCGGGAGACCTTGGCCTCGAGCAAGAACGGCCTGCGCTCGCTGCGCACGTAGTCCATCGCCTGCTTGATGCCCAGGTATGCCGTCTCGGGATCGTTGCCGTCGACCACCGCGGTCTGCATGCCGAAGGCCTTGCCTCGGTCCGCGATGCGCTTTTCGCCGTGCTGCTCGGCGGCGGGCGTGGAGATGCCGAACTCGTTGTTGGTCACGATCATGAGGACGGGCAGCTCCATCCCCGGGCGGGTCGCCCAAATGAGGCAGCTCGCAAAGTCACCCTCGGCGGTGCCGGCGTCGCCGCCTTGTACGATGGTGATGCCCCGCCCACCGAAGCGCTTTTGAACGAGCGCGGTGCCTGGGGCCATGGAGAATTGCACCTCGATGGGCGACGAGACGGGGACCACGTTCCACTCGGGGATCGAGTAGTGGTTCACGAAGTTGCGGCCGCCCGAGTACGGGTCCGTGGCCGTGTTCTTCATCTGCCGCATTGCGTCGGCCGGGTCGATGCCCATGGCCACCATCGTGGCGCTGGATCGGTAATGCAGGTGCAGGTAGTCGTGCGCCGGGCCGCGGCCCTTATCGACCAGAAGGCCGAGGGCCACGTTGAAGGCCTCTTCGCCGGGACCACCGATCCAAAAATAGCCGTCGCCCTGCTTTTGCATGCGGATCAACCGCTCTTCGAGCAGGCGCGAACGCAACATCAGCTCGTGCAAGCGGATGAGCACGTCGGGAGACAGCTTGGTATCGGGATAGAAGTGTTCTTGGATTGGCGTCGTGCTCACATTTCACTCCGGTCCTTCGGGGAGGCGCTGCGACACTAGTATGTAGTAACCCTGGTCGTAAACCGCGAGAAGGCAATGATGGCGCCGATCGAAATTAACCGAACGCGGCGTCGCGTTTCTGTGCTGCATCGCTTCTTGTTTTCTGAATCCGTGAAAATAATGACGCGAAGTGGCATCCCGCGGGGCCCGCATTGCGGCTAACGTTTGAGTCCCATCATGTCGATCGAATCGCTGCGCGCCCAGATAGATGCCACGGATGAACGGATCCTCGAACTGTTGAACGAACGTGCCAGCTTGGCCGTCGCCATCGGGCATGCCAAGCGGGCGGCTCACACGGCCGCCAACAAGGAAGGCGCGGAAAAGCTATTGCGCGATCCGGAGCGCGAGCGGGCGGTGCTCGATCGCCTCTCGGCGCTGGCGAAGGGGCAGTTTCCGCAGCATGCCGTGCGCGCGGTGTTTCGTGAGGTCATGAGCGGTTGCCTGTCGCTCGAGCAGCCACTGCATGTTGCCTTCCTCGGGCCCGAGGGAACCTTCACGCAGATGGCAGCGCGTTATCTGTTCGGCCTTTCGGCGCAGTACCGCGAGGCGGCCACCATCGAGGGCGTGTTCGACGCAGTGCGCACGGGCGATGCTGCGCTCGGGGTGGTTGCCATCGAGAACTCGACGGAGGGCAGTGTCACCCTAACGGCGGACTTGCTCATCGAGGGAAACGTGGTCGTGCGCGAAGAGCTGGTGCTGCTCATCGAGCATGCCCTTCTCGCACGCGACAGCGTCCCCTTCTCCTCGGTGCAGCGCGTGTATTCGCATCCGCAGGCGCTGGCGCAGTGCCGTGGGTGGCTCACGAAGAACCTGCCGGGCGCGCAGCTCGTGCAAACGGCATCGACGACGGCGGCCGCTCGGCAAGCGCTGCTCGACACCGCCGGCGCCGCCGTGGCGAGTCCCCTCGCCGCCGAGCTTCACGGGCTCACCATTTTGCGCGAGCGCATTCAGGACCGCACCGAGAACGCCACGCGCTTCGTGGTGCTCGGCAAGGAGGATGCACCGCGCACGGGCCGCGACCGCACGTCGCTCGCGTTCTCGGTGAAGGACGAGCGGGGCGCGCTTCGCCGGGTGCTCTCGGCGTTCGAGGAGGAAGGCGTCAATCTGAGCCGCCTCGAGTCGCGTCCGAGCCAGCAGAAACCGTGGGACTACGTCTTTCTCGTGGACCTCGAAGGCCATCGCACCGACGACAACGTGCAGCGCGCGCTGGAGAATCTCCGCAGCGCCTGCGACATGGTCAAGGTGCTGGGCAGCTACGCGCGGCGAGATCCGATCCGCCTCACGTCCATCCCGTGACAGAATAGGCGGATGCTTGACCAACGCCGGCTCGCCAGGTTTGCCGCTCTCTGGGCCCTCACGCTTTGCATGCCCCTCGCGGGCTGCAAAAAGCTGAAGCAATCCATCGAGGAAAAGGCCATGGAGAAGGCCGGCCTGGAGAAGGCCGAGGGCGACGAGCAGGGCAAGAGCTTCACCTTCAAGGGCAGCAAGCCCGGCGAAGAGGTCACCTTCGGCACGACGCAGAAGATGCCGGAAAATTTCCCCGCCGACGTCCCCGTCTACCCCGGCGCCAAGGTGATGGCCGCCGCAGCCTCCGGCCAAGACGCCTTCTCCGTCACCCTGACGACCAACGATCCCGTCGCCAAAGTCGTCGAGTTCTACAACTCGAAAATCCCCGCCGACGGCGACCGCATGGCCATCGCCAACATGCTCAGCTACACGACGGACAAACACCGCGTCACGGTCATGACCAACGAGAACGAAGGCGCCGCCGCCGACACCGTGGGCAAGACCATCCTCGTCCTCACCGTCGGCCCCGCCACCGAGCCCCCCTCCAAAAGCGCCGCGGGCTCCGCAAAGCCGAAGAAATAAGAAGAAGAAGGAACAGGGAGGCGGGGAGGCGGGGAGTTTTTTGGGTTTCCAATCAGCGAGTGAGCCAACTGGAAACCCCAAAAGCTCCCCGCCTCCCCGCCTCCCTGTGAATCTTCTCTTCTGGACAAAACGCGAACCCCCCGTTCCATGGAGGAACAGGGGGTTCGAGTCGTTACGGAGGGATGACTATTCCGCGGGCGCCGGGGCGTCCTTTGCGGTCGCCGCCGGCCTGGCGGGTGCGTTGATGCGCATGCCGTAGAAGGAGCGGTGCACGAAGAACATCGACACCAGGAAGAAGACGCCCGCGATGGCGAGACGCGTCGACTGCGAACCGATTTGCTCCGCGAGCTCCACGGCGAGAAGACCGAAGAGCGTGGTGAACTTGATGACCGGGTTCATGGCCACCGAGCTCGTATCCTTGAAGGGATCGCCGACGGTGTCACCCACGACGGTGGCATCGTGCAGGGCGGAGCCCTTCTCCTTCAACTCGACCTCGACGACCTTCTTGGCATTGTCCCAGGCGCCGCCGGCATTGGCCATGAAGAGCGCTTGGAACAACCCGAACAGAGCAATCGAGATCAGATACCCGATGAAGAAGAACGACTCGGCGCAAGCAAACGCCAGGGTGCCGAAGAACACGGTCAAGAAGATGTTGAACATGCCCTTCTGCGCGTACACCGTGCAAATCTCGACGACCTTCTTGCTGTCCGTAATCGAGGCCTTCTCGACGCCTTCCAGCTTGATGTTCGCCTTGATGAACTCCACCGCGCGGTACGCGCCCGTGGTCACCGCTTGCGTGGACGCGCCGGTGAACCAGTAGATCATCGCGCCGCCGGCAATGAGCCCGAGCAAGAACGGCGGGTGCAGCAGCGAAAGCTTGTCCAGATTCGCCGACAGCGGCACGCCCGTGGTGACATTCGTCGTGAGAACCACGACGACGGAGAAGATCATCGTCGTGGCACCGACCACGGCGGTGCCGATGAGCACCGGCTTGGCCGTCGCCTTGAAGGTGTTGCCGGCGCCGTCGTTCTCCTCGAGGAAGTGCTTCGCCTTCTCGAATTGAACGTCGAACCCGAACTTCTTCTTCACCTCGTCTTTGACGTCGGGAATCTGCTCGATGACCGACAGCTCGTAGACCGACTGCGCGTTGTCCGTCACCGGACCGTACGAGTCGACCGCGATGGTGACCGGCCCCATGCCCAAGAACCCGAAGGCCACGAGCCCGAACGCGAAGACCGCCGACGCATCCACCGCGCCGATGGTCATGAGCGCGCCGAGGCCCTGCATGCTGACCCACCAGGCCGTGCCCATCAGTGCGACCAACACGAAGCCGAGCCAGTACGCGCTGTAATTGCCCGCCGTCAGGCCCGATAGAATGTTCAGCGAGGGCCCGCCTTCACGCGACGACGTGACGACCTCACGCACGTGCCCCGATTCCGTCGACGTGAAGACCTTCACGAACTCCGGAATGATGGCGCCCGCGAGCGTGCCGCACGTGATGATGATCGAAAGCTTCCACCAGAGGGTGCCGTCGCCCAGATTCGGAATGAGCGCGTTCGACACGATGAAAGTGAGAATCACGCTCACGATCGACGTGATCCACACGAGCATCGTCAGCGGGTGCTCGAAGTTCATCTTGTCGGCGTTGGCGTAGCGACCTTTGGCGATCGCGTCGTTGATGAAGTACGACACCACGCTGGCCACCACCATGACGATGCGCATGGCGAAGATCCACACCAGGAGCTGAACCTGAACGGGGATGTTCGCATGCTGGCCGGTCGGGTCTTTGACGGCCAGTAGGATGAACGAGATGAGCGCGACGCCGGTGACGCCGTACGTCTCGAAGCCGTCGGCGCTGGGGCCGACCGAGTCGCCGGCGTTGTCGCCCGTGCAGTCGGCAATGACGCCCGGATTTCGCGCGTCGTCTTCCTTGATCTTGAAGACGATCTTCATCAAGTCCGAACCGATGTCGGCAATTTTGGTGAAGATGCCGCCGGCGATGCGCAACGCCGAGGCGCCGAGCGATTCACCGATGGCGAAACCAATGAAACATGGGCCGGCGTAGTCGCCCGGGATCACCAGGAGGATGCCGAGCATGATCAAGAGCTCGACACTGATGAGCAACATGCCGATGCTCATGCCGGCCTTGAGGGGAATGGCGTAGCAGGGGAACGGCTTTCCGCGCAGCGCGGCAAACGCAGTGCGCGAATTGGCAAACGTGTTCACCCGTATGCCGAACCAAGCAACGGCCGAGCTGCCGGCGATGCCAACGATGGAAAACAGCAGAATGATGATGACTTGCAGCGTCTTTCCCTCGGCGAAGTAGTTCTGCATGACGCCGAAGTACACGACGATGATCGCGCCAATGAAGGCCTCGAGGATGAGGATGAACTTCATCTGCGTGACGAGGTACGTCTTGCACGTCTCGTAGATGAGCTCCGAGATGTCCTTCATCGACACATGGACATCTGCATTCTTGAGCTGTGTGAAAACAATGAGTCCAAAGACCAGGCCAAGGATGGCCACCCCCACACCGACAGCGAGCAGACTCGCCCCGGATAATCCGAAAAAGGAAGCGATGTGAACATCGTCCAATCGAGGAACGATGAGGTTCGCTTCACCACCGCCATGATGAGACTGCGGAGCTGAACCTTCTTGCGTCGCAGCTGCCAGCGCAAGCGGTGAACTGCAAAGTAATGCGATAAACGTGACTACGGCACTAATCGTGGATAGCGCCTTCGTCAGCGCATCCTTCGAGAACCATGCGGATTTCATGCAGAACCTCCGAGGGAAGGCCGCTTGACCCGGCACGAGCCGATGGGCGCGAGCAAAGTCGAAGACATGCCTCGTTCTCGAGGGGTTGGCCGTCTGACCTGTCTTTCAGACGCTTCAGCACGCCTCGTCTGCCTCGCTCTGGTCCGAGGTGCCCCGGCAGACCGAGGTAGCCCTTGGACAGTACCAGTAAGCTACCTCGAAGTAAATGCGGCAGAATTTCGTACACCAGCACGCTTCAGCCGCACGCGCACGCTTGAGACGCCTTATTTTCCGCCGTTTCAGTGTGCGAGCCGCCGCCGGCCGATGTAGCCGAGGAGCGCAAGAATCAACAGCGCGCCAATCACGCTGCCGATGATTCCCGACGTCCGCAATTGGAACATATCGCCCCCACCGTGGAGCAGGCTTCCGACGAAGCCTCCGATGAACGAGCCCACCACGCCAACGAGCGTGGTCATCAGAATGCTCAATTTCTGCTCACCCGGCATGATGGCTCGGGCGAGCAGTCCGACGATAAAACCGAAAATCAGAAATAGGAGAATGCTCATGGACCGACTCCTTTTTCGAACGAGCCGGTCGAGCAAGTTCAATGCCTCAAGTATCCGCAGTCAGCGGGTGTGCCTTCCACCAGTTCAGCGCACGCCGCATCCGCCACTCCGCTTTGGGGTCCGGTCCACAATGGCCACGCGTGTAGCCGGATAGCCGTTGGACTTGAGGCAGCTTCTTACAAGCTTCGAACGAATCGTGCATTCGATGCAGTCCCGCCCGCAGGCAACGCGTGCGATCCTCCACCAAGTCTTTGCCCGTCCATTGTTCGGCGGTGCGACCAAAGACCTGCACCTGCAAAATGCACCAACTTCGACCGTTGTCGCCGCGGATGGTTCCCAAGTCCACCTCTCGACGAAATCCGGATTCGTACGAGGCGACCGCGGCAAGCAAGAGCGCTGTCTGGGCCCTCCCCTGAGGGCCTTCGAATAGCGGCTGTTCATTTGAATCGAGAACCACCTCGGCTACGTCGTGCGCGATACTGGCGTAGCGTTCGGTAGCGGCCTGTTCCCCCTCACGATGTTCCGCGGGAGGATTCCACGCGGTCATCGCCGTTACGAGCCAAGCGGCTAAGGCGTCGATTGTCATAGGGGCGCATTAATAAGCCCCTCCTTCTCGAGCAAAAGAGGGCTGTGCGAGCAGTTCAATCCATTCAGGCTGTACAAAGTGCCACTGACCGGAGCTCGTCCTCCGATCGGTCGGGGATGGTTTGATAGGGATCCTCCCGCGTTGGGGGCGAGACCACCCATAAGCTCCGGAGTCCACAGCCAGAGTAGTCTCATGTATGTATTTATGCTTCAAAACTGCATCGAGCGACCGGTCGGCTTCGATAGGAAGAGCCGTGTTTTTGACGCTAGAGCCGTTGGCACGGGGCTTTTGCCCTCGCATGGACTAGGAATACGCGCGTGAAGTTCGTCGACAGTTGCGAAGTCAAAGTGGTGGCCGGCCGTGGGGGAAATGGCTGCGTCGCGTTTCGTCGTGAAAAGTTCGTCCCGTTTGGCGGTCCGTCGGGCGGTGATGGGGGCAAAGGCGGGGACGTGGTGTTCGTCACGGACGAAGGCCTGTCGACCCTGCTCGACTTGATTTATGCCCGCACATTGAAGGCCGACGACGGCGAGCACGGTCAGGGAAAGGACTGCTACGGCCGGGGGGGAGAAGACCTCATCGTCCGAGTCCCCGTGGGCACCGAAGTCTACGACAAGGTCACCGGCGAGCGGCTTTTCGATTTGGATACACCGCAATCGCGCACCGTCGTTGCCAAGGGCGGCCGCGGCGGGCGCGGGAATATCCATTTTGCGACCCCGCAGGATCGTGCGCCGCGGCGCGCCGAACCGGGTGGCGAGGGCGAGGAACGCGAGCTGCGTTTGGAGCTCAAAGTGCTCGCAGATGCTGGGCTTTTGGGCTTTCCCAACGTTGGAAAATCCACGTTCATCCGTGCCTGCTCACGGGCTCGGCCCAAGGTGTCGGACTATCCGTTTACGACGTTGGTGCCCCATTTGGGGGTCGTGTCCGTCGGCGAAGATGCCAATTTCGTCATTGCCGACATTCCCGGTTTGATACCGGGCGCTGCCCAGGGTGCCGGGCTCGGGGTGCGCTTTTTGAAGCATGTGGAGCGCACGCGCGCCCTGCTGCACCTCATTAGCGTCGACCCCGGTGAGGGGCGCGACCCTATTTCGGATTACGATGCATTGCTCCATGAATTGCGTCAATTCGATCCGGAATTGGCCGATCGACCCACCGTGGTGGCCATGAGCAAAGTGGATTTGCCCCACGTCCAGGAGGCATTCGGTCCGGCCAAAGAGCATTTCCGCGCGCGGAACATCGATTTGCTCCCTGTCTCGGCCGCCACCGGCGAGGGCGTGCGCGAGGTGCTCATTGCGCTGCACCGGCTGATCAAAGACATGAAACCGGAGTGACGCGGGCATGAAGACCGAGGAGCCCACCCCGAGACGCCTGCGCAAAGCCCGCGCGGAAGGCGACAGCGGGGCGAGCTCCTATGCCGCGGGATCGCTCGGCTTTTTGGCGGCGGTGATGACGGCTCCCGCGGCCGCGTACGCGTTGAAAGATTGGGCCGTGGAGGCGCTGCGCCGGGCCATTGGCCGAGCGGGCGAAATCGATCCGCAGGTGTCGCTCGATGCATGGGCGGTCGGTCGGCCCGTGCTCCTCTATGCGGTACCGTTGCTCGTCGTGGCGGCGGCGACGGCGGTCACGGCCACGGTCGTGCAGACCGGGGGCGTCATGACCGCGAAGCGGCTGGCACCCGAGCTGCGACGCATCAATGTGCTCGAGGGCGCGCGGCATCTTTTCTCGCGCGAGCATGCCTTCACGGTGGGACGCGCCTTTTTCTCGGCGGCGCTCATCGGGTCGTTCGCGTACGCGGGCCTGCGCGCGCACGCCGCAGACATGGCCGCCTTGGCGGGGCGCGTCCCGTACATTGCACCGGCGGGCGCCACCATCGCGCTTCGCCTCGCGCGTAGTGCCGCGGTCTTGGGACTCGCCGTGGGCGCGCTCGATTTGGTGGTGCGCCGGCGCTTCTGGCTCACGCGCCTTCGCATGACGAAGTCGGAGGTCGAGCGCGAACGCAAGGAAAGCGAGGGCGATCCCGAGTGGAAAGCCGCGCGCGCCCGCGCCCATCGCGAACGCATGATGCAAGCCACACGCGCCGAGCTGCGCGAGGCCGCAGTCCTCGTCGTGGGACGCGCCCTCGCCGTGGCGTTGCGCTACCGCGAAGGGGACCGCGCCCCCATCGTCATCGCGCGCGACGAAGGAGCCCGCGCCGAAGCCGTCGCTCAAACCGCGCGCGCGCTCGACATTGCCATCGTGGAGGAACCGACACTCGCCGCCGCCCTGGCCGGCATCACCGTCGGCGACGAGATCCCGTCATCGCTCTACGAAGCCGCCGCAGAAGCAATTCACCAGGCGCGCTCACGCTAAGAGCGCGAGACGTTGACCGAGTCGCGGAACAAGGCCGCTTCGTTGCCGCGGTTCACGCGGGCGAACAGCTTGGCCAAGAACGCGAGGCATGCGCGCACGGCTTCGTTGTCCTCGCTTTCGCGGGCGCGGGCCAATGCGTCGAGCCCCTCGAGCAGCGCATCGTCGTAGCGGCCCGCGAAGGAGAGCCCCACGCCCAGGGCAAGCGCCGCCTGGCATCGCTTCTGCGGCGGCGCACCGTCGGCATCGCGGCGCGCTTGCTTGAGCGTGCGCAGGGCATCGCCCACCTTGCCGCGCGAAAGGCGCGCCATGGCGTGCATGCGGTTCGCCAGCGAATCGCGTTCGCCGGTGGCCTTGAGCCCTGCGCTCCACCGCTCGAGCGACTGCGCATCCCCGCCGAGCAGCGCTTCCTTCGCCAGCTGCGTCAGGCGCGCCGCCAGCGATTCGGCGTCGCCGGTCTCGATTTCCTCGGGTTCGGCCTCGCGGACCGAACGCGGAAGCGGCGTGGTCACGGGCGGGATCACCAGCGGCAGCACCGCGCGCATGCTGCGCGACGGCGGCACCTGCCCGCCCTTGCCGCGCTTCCATGGGTTGTCCATGTCGAGCGGCACGCCGAGCACCTCGACCCCCGCTTCCGACGTGAGCCTCGGCTCCTGCGTGTTCAAAAGGCCCTCGAGCGCAGCGCGCACGCTCGCATGCAAGAGCACCTCCCCTCCCCGCGCCACCCGCGAAAGCGCCAGGGCAATCACGAGAGGCTCACCCCACGCGAGATCCGCGCGGCGGGCGCCCGACGACGAGGTGGCGAGCGGCTCCATCTCGCCTTGCGCGATGCCGCAGGCCCACGTTTCCTCCTCGGGCGGCGTGTCCTCGTCGGCCGTGATGGCGAGATGAATCGCCTCCTCGATCGCATCCGAATCCCACGCAAAGGCAAGGCTCAGCGCCGCCCAGGAGACCAACGTTGCCCCGAGGGCCTCGGCGCGCTGCATCAACTCCCGCGCCCGCGGAAGATAGACGCGGGCCCCCGCCGCGGACATGCGGTAGCAAATGACGATTTTTTCCGCCATCAAACCCGGATGCGCTTTTTCAGCGCGGCCAGCTCGTCGTCGATGTCGGACTTACCTGCGCCGTCGCTGTTACCGCCACCACCCCCGGTCCCCCGCTCCAAGTCTCGGAACCGCGCCTCGAGATCGCGCGTCTTCTCCGTGTTGCCAAGGGCTTCTTCCACCTCGGCCATGGCGCTGTTTTGCGCCTCGCGCCCCTCGATCTTCTCCTCCATGCGGCGGAAGTTCTCGAAGGCGTTCGACCCGCCGCGGGCGCCCAGCCCCTCGGTCCCCGAGCGCGCCTGCTCGGCGCGGGTGGCGATGGTCGACTTGCGCATCTTGATCTCTTCGAGCTTCTGCTCCATCCGCTCGAGCTCGGCCTTCATGTCCAGCGCGTGATTGTGCTGCTCCTGGCGCTGTCGCTCGGCATTCTCCGCCTCACCGCTCACGCGCTTCTTCTGCTTCAAGGCCTCACGGGCCAGGGCTTCGTCCCCGGTTTTGAGAGCGAGCTCGGCGCGGCGCTCCCATTTCGCTGCCTCGGCGACCAAGTCCTCGTGCTTCTTTTTGAGCTGCTTGGCGTTGGCCACCGCGGAGATGACCTCATTCCGGCCGCGTTTGAGCTGCTCCCCCATTTCCTCGACCGTGAGATCGAGGAGCTTCCGGTCATCCTCCGCTTTGTCGAGCAAACTGTTC
It includes:
- a CDS encoding BolA family transcriptional regulator, giving the protein MAMGRMADRIREKLRDNLAPSVLDVIDESRMHSVPKDAETHFKVVIVSQAFDGLGRVERHQTVYRILKDELAQGVHALSIISKSPAEWEKEAAVPASPPCLGGSKSGGN
- a CDS encoding serine/threonine protein kinase; protein product: MFLAGDTFHRYRIEDKIGEGGLGVVYRAYDPILHREIALKIVRPEVARTPLGELSEAALRLMREGRAVASLNHPNAVGIFDVGEINGTPYIAMELAPGKLLSTYVGDEDVPMRLRIGWLAQIACGLDAAHEQGLVHRDVKPENVMVCDNGEVKLFDFGVVKRLATAPQVADDTEPNSEPVATRVGVVMGTPLYMAPEQALGEAVDGRSDQFAWATVAYELLSGGVHPVMGKNPRGVPIALPFFQPGVGPKPLSQVASELPDGVSDIVMKALSKLPGDRFDSMGEIAAALEAIGEAMDAAEQAGETEPAPAMWQPMPIMDAMDAGKPRRRRGRWAWAIAGVLVLSVAVLGYHFGPWGRRHVAQHP
- a CDS encoding alpha-ketoacid dehydrogenase subunit beta, whose protein sequence is MATMVQAIRMALHVGEERLGVTDVFGQDLGPPLGGVFTQSQGIKCSWNSPLDERGIIGCAIGLALAGARPVCEIQFCDYAYNIIDLLKLGGGMYWSSNGQWNLPLVMMTPVGSGIHGSIYHSHSFDATATHIPGWKIVMPSNPRDAYGLMLSAIADPNPVMFLAPKALLRAKALPGEEIPGEPDERALSKMIDAPLGDRSKWTPSWPATPDLFIPIGKASTVRPGRDVTCVAYGRMVPLCKKAADELASDGIDVEVIDLRTLIPYDWEHLRESISRTGRVLFVNEDTEVTNFGEHLLRRTVEELFYQLLAPPRLLAGAFVPGVGLADALDTASVPQKTEISSVLRELARHQP
- a CDS encoding thiamine pyrophosphate-dependent dehydrogenase E1 component subunit alpha; the encoded protein is MSTTPIQEHFYPDTKLSPDVLIRLHELMLRSRLLEERLIRMQKQGDGYFWIGGPGEEAFNVALGLLVDKGRGPAHDYLHLHYRSSATMVAMGIDPADAMRQMKNTATDPYSGGRNFVNHYSIPEWNVVPVSSPIEVQFSMAPGTALVQKRFGGRGITIVQGGDAGTAEGDFASCLIWATRPGMELPVLMIVTNNEFGISTPAAEQHGEKRIADRGKAFGMQTAVVDGNDPETAYLGIKQAMDYVRSERRPFLLEAKVSRLYGHSSSSGANFVTGESDCLAKFEKRLEERGILSRQKMDELRVQETQALLEMSKRVRTEPQPKGPTIYDHVFAPTEVGGEAKARQDAMCAVANPAAINNKEQS
- the pheA gene encoding prephenate dehydratase; translated protein: MSIESLRAQIDATDERILELLNERASLAVAIGHAKRAAHTAANKEGAEKLLRDPERERAVLDRLSALAKGQFPQHAVRAVFREVMSGCLSLEQPLHVAFLGPEGTFTQMAARYLFGLSAQYREAATIEGVFDAVRTGDAALGVVAIENSTEGSVTLTADLLIEGNVVVREELVLLIEHALLARDSVPFSSVQRVYSHPQALAQCRGWLTKNLPGAQLVQTASTTAAARQALLDTAGAAVASPLAAELHGLTILRERIQDRTENATRFVVLGKEDAPRTGRDRTSLAFSVKDERGALRRVLSAFEEEGVNLSRLESRPSQQKPWDYVFLVDLEGHRTDDNVQRALENLRSACDMVKVLGSYARRDPIRLTSIP